A genomic stretch from Sulfuriferula thiophila includes:
- a CDS encoding BPSS1780 family membrane protein, with the protein MKTRIVPASHGWLWIKQAFGLFKQSPLIWIALSVSVILLGALLGMIPFLGSLLFQLIAPALTAGLMLGCRAQQQGEELEIAHLFAGFKSHGAQLVTIGGIYLTGMLIIAAIVGVIGGEPLIRAMTEGHPSADSVATTGMAGMSMLPVLVGMTLLIPLLMAYWFAPALVVFGNMRPVDAMKTSLAASLNNVSAFLVYGLTMFLLFILATLPLMLGFLVMIPLAFISYYTAFEDVFGDDEISRISATV; encoded by the coding sequence ATGAAAACTCGCATCGTACCCGCCAGTCACGGCTGGTTATGGATTAAACAGGCATTCGGCTTGTTCAAACAAAGCCCGCTAATCTGGATAGCATTAAGCGTCTCCGTTATTCTGCTCGGCGCTCTGCTCGGCATGATCCCGTTTCTGGGCAGCCTGTTATTTCAACTCATCGCCCCTGCCCTCACTGCCGGGCTAATGCTGGGCTGCCGCGCCCAGCAACAAGGCGAAGAACTCGAAATCGCCCATCTGTTCGCCGGCTTCAAAAGCCATGGCGCACAACTGGTTACGATTGGTGGCATATACCTGACCGGCATGCTTATCATTGCCGCCATCGTCGGTGTGATTGGTGGCGAACCGCTTATTCGCGCCATGACCGAAGGCCACCCTAGCGCAGACAGTGTGGCCACCACCGGCATGGCTGGCATGAGCATGTTACCGGTACTGGTCGGCATGACCCTGCTCATTCCACTATTGATGGCTTACTGGTTTGCGCCTGCTCTGGTGGTATTTGGCAACATGCGTCCGGTTGACGCAATGAAAACCAGCCTTGCCGCCAGCCTGAACAATGTCTCGGCTTTCCTGGTTTACGGCCTGACCATGTTTCTGTTATTCATCCTTGCCACACTGCCGCTGATGCTGGGATTCCTGGTCATGATTCCACTCGCGTTTATCAGCTACTACACTGCTTTTGAAGACGTGTTTGGCGATGACGAAATCAGCCGGATAAGCGCAACAGTCTAA
- the polA gene encoding DNA polymerase I → MTKKLLLVDGSSYLYRAFHALPDMRNPAGEPTNAIYGVLNMLRRLQKDIAADYNACVFDAKGKTFRDDWYPEYKAHRPSMPADLASQIAPLHDAIRAMGWPLLMVDGVEADDVIGTLACQAAQQGVETVISTGDKDMAQLVDKHISLINTMSNEALDEASVLTKFGVPPNRIVDYLSLIGDAVDNVPGVEKVGPKTAVKWLRQFDTLEQLMAHADEIKGAVGDNLRKALDWLPMARKLITIRTDVPLERTVADLVMLPQDRPALMELFTHYNFRTWLREVSEAAPVVAAEEHAQGHLFAAPAQPARQYETLLTVAQLDAWLVKLASAELVSVDTETTSLDPLQAQLVGVSLAIEPHHAAYLPLAHTGPDVPQQIDFATALARLKPWLEDATRAKVGQNLKYDMHVLANHGIHLAGVAHDTLLQAYILESHLPRNMDSLAQRHLGVDTISYEQVAGKGAAQIGFDQVELSRAAEYAAEDADITLQLHQTLYPRISVNAGLAHVYNQIEIPLLPILWQIERNGVLLDSDLLAQQSHELGLTMCNLEQRAYEQAGQPFNLNSPKQIQAILFDQLKLPVIKKTPSGVPSTDEDVLSQLAADYPLPKILLEYRSLAKLKSTYTDKLPKMVNKATGRVHTSYSQAVAVTGRLSSVEPNLQNIPVRSAEGRRIREAFIAAPGCVIVSADYSQIELRIMAHLSGDASLVKAFAEDADIHNATAAEIFSVPLAEVSSEQRRVAKTINFGLIYGMSAFGLASQLGLERSAAQAYIDRYFVRYPGVAAYMQRTRESARSQGYVETVFGRRLWLPEIKSVNKQRRDGAERAAINAPMQGTAADLIKLAMIAVAGWLAREQLQTRIIMQVHDELVLEVPESELSLVQANLSNLMCHVAELNVPLKIGLGMGKNWEAAH, encoded by the coding sequence GTGACTAAAAAGTTGCTGTTAGTAGATGGATCGTCTTATTTATACCGTGCGTTTCATGCCTTACCCGATATGCGTAATCCGGCCGGCGAGCCAACCAACGCGATTTACGGGGTGCTGAACATGCTGCGGCGTTTGCAAAAAGACATTGCTGCTGATTATAACGCCTGTGTGTTTGATGCAAAAGGAAAAACCTTTCGCGATGACTGGTATCCTGAGTATAAGGCGCATCGTCCATCCATGCCAGCGGATCTGGCGAGCCAGATTGCCCCGCTGCATGATGCGATACGGGCGATGGGCTGGCCGCTATTGATGGTGGATGGGGTGGAGGCCGACGATGTGATCGGTACGTTGGCCTGTCAGGCTGCCCAGCAGGGGGTGGAGACGGTGATCTCTACCGGCGACAAGGATATGGCGCAGCTGGTGGATAAACATATCAGCCTGATTAACACCATGTCGAATGAGGCATTGGATGAGGCTTCGGTGCTGACAAAATTTGGTGTGCCGCCTAACCGTATTGTGGATTATCTCAGCCTGATCGGTGATGCCGTGGACAATGTGCCTGGGGTGGAAAAAGTCGGCCCGAAAACAGCAGTGAAATGGCTGAGGCAATTCGATACGCTGGAGCAGTTGATGGCGCATGCGGACGAAATCAAAGGTGCAGTTGGCGATAATTTGCGCAAGGCGCTGGATTGGCTGCCGATGGCGCGCAAGCTCATTACTATCCGCACTGATGTGCCGCTGGAGCGGACAGTGGCGGATCTGGTTATGCTGCCGCAGGACAGACCGGCGCTCATGGAATTGTTCACCCATTACAATTTCAGAACCTGGCTGCGCGAGGTGTCCGAGGCGGCGCCTGTGGTCGCAGCAGAAGAGCATGCGCAAGGGCATTTATTTGCAGCGCCTGCGCAACCGGCACGGCAATACGAAACCCTGCTCACTGTGGCGCAACTGGATGCATGGCTGGTCAAGCTGGCAAGCGCAGAGCTGGTCAGTGTGGATACGGAAACCACCAGCCTCGATCCGCTGCAAGCGCAATTGGTAGGCGTGTCGCTGGCAATTGAACCACATCACGCTGCCTATTTGCCGCTGGCACATACCGGGCCGGATGTACCGCAGCAAATTGATTTTGCTACGGCGCTGGCGCGACTGAAGCCATGGCTGGAAGACGCTACTCGCGCCAAAGTCGGGCAGAATCTGAAATATGATATGCACGTGTTGGCGAATCACGGTATCCACCTTGCTGGCGTGGCGCACGATACCCTGTTGCAGGCTTACATCCTGGAATCGCATTTGCCGCGCAATATGGATAGCCTGGCACAGCGGCATCTGGGCGTGGATACCATCAGCTACGAACAAGTAGCGGGTAAGGGGGCGGCGCAAATCGGCTTTGATCAGGTCGAATTGAGCCGCGCAGCTGAGTACGCGGCGGAAGATGCGGATATTACCTTGCAATTGCATCAGACCTTGTACCCACGGATAAGCGTCAATGCGGGGCTGGCTCATGTCTATAATCAGATTGAAATCCCGCTGCTGCCGATTTTGTGGCAAATCGAGCGCAACGGGGTGTTGCTGGATAGCGATCTGCTGGCGCAGCAAAGCCATGAACTGGGTCTGACCATGTGCAATCTGGAGCAGCGTGCGTATGAGCAGGCCGGGCAGCCGTTTAATCTGAATTCGCCCAAGCAAATTCAGGCTATCCTGTTTGATCAGCTTAAACTGCCGGTGATCAAGAAAACACCGAGCGGCGTACCGTCTACCGACGAAGATGTGTTGTCGCAACTGGCGGCAGATTACCCGTTGCCGAAAATTTTGCTGGAATACCGTAGTTTGGCCAAGCTCAAGTCCACCTATACCGACAAATTGCCAAAAATGGTGAATAAGGCCACCGGACGCGTGCATACCAGCTATTCACAGGCGGTAGCGGTGACCGGGCGTTTATCCAGTGTTGAGCCTAATTTGCAGAATATACCGGTGCGTAGTGCAGAAGGCCGGCGCATCCGCGAGGCGTTTATCGCGGCACCCGGCTGTGTAATTGTGTCTGCTGACTATTCCCAGATTGAGTTGCGCATCATGGCGCACTTGTCGGGCGATGCAAGTCTGGTTAAAGCCTTTGCCGAAGATGCCGATATCCATAATGCGACAGCGGCGGAGATATTCAGTGTGCCACTCGCGGAGGTGAGCAGCGAGCAGCGGCGGGTGGCCAAAACCATCAATTTCGGCCTGATTTACGGCATGTCGGCGTTTGGTCTGGCCAGTCAGCTCGGGCTGGAGCGGTCGGCTGCGCAGGCTTATATTGACCGCTATTTTGTACGCTATCCCGGAGTGGCTGCCTATATGCAGCGCACGCGGGAAAGCGCCCGCAGCCAGGGGTATGTGGAGACAGTATTCGGCCGCCGTCTGTGGCTGCCGGAAATCAAGAGTGTCAACAAGCAGCGTCGTGATGGCGCTGAGCGCGCGGCCATCAATGCGCCCATGCAAGGTACGGCTGCAGACCTGATCAAGCTGGCGATGATCGCGGTGGCTGGCTGGTTGGCGCGTGAGCAATTGCAGACGCGCATCATTATGCAGGTGCATGATGAATTGGTGCTGGAAGTGCCGGAGTCGGAACTGAGTCTGGTGCAGGCGAATTTATCCAACCTGATGTGTCATGTGGCAGAATTGAACGTGCCGTTGAAAATAGGTTTGGGTATGGGCAAGAACTGGGAAGCTGCGCATTAA
- the ilvN gene encoding acetolactate synthase small subunit, protein MRHIISILMENEAGALSRVAGLFSARGYNIESLTVAPTEDVTLSRMTIVTRGSEDVIEQIVKQLNKLIDVVKILDLSDGSHIERELMLVKVRAFGKDREEMKRMADIFRGRIIDVTEKTYTIELTGPGTKLDAFIEAIDPVAILETVRTGASGIGRGERILKV, encoded by the coding sequence ATGCGCCATATTATTTCTATCTTGATGGAAAACGAAGCGGGTGCTTTATCGCGCGTTGCAGGTTTGTTTTCGGCGCGCGGTTATAATATCGAATCATTGACCGTTGCACCGACGGAAGATGTCACCTTGTCACGCATGACTATCGTAACGCGTGGCTCGGAAGATGTGATTGAACAAATCGTCAAGCAGCTCAACAAGCTGATTGATGTGGTTAAAATTCTGGATTTGTCGGATGGCAGTCATATCGAACGCGAGCTGATGCTGGTTAAAGTGCGTGCGTTCGGTAAAGACCGTGAGGAAATGAAACGTATGGCGGATATTTTCCGTGGTCGTATCATAGACGTCACCGAAAAAACCTACACTATCGAATTAACCGGCCCAGGGACGAAATTGGATGCCTTTATCGAGGCAATTGATCCTGTGGCGATTTTGGAAACGGTTCGCACCGGCGCGTCCGGTATCGGACGCGGCGAGCGCATACTGAAAGTTTAA
- a CDS encoding M48 family metallopeptidase: MKLKQFAIVLLGAVSVAGCQTVNTTSGGLVGIDRQQQMSPLVSSESLTQQATLTYSKLLGKEAGQGALNPNAAQTARVRAIANRLIPQTAVFRPDALRWKWEVNVIRSPEVNAWCMPGGKIAIYTGIIDKLKLSDDEIAAILGHEIAHALREHAREQASEQSLVQLGMLGAQIGGVGGGTVNMAGQLYKVGVGLPHSRVHETEADRMGVELAARAGYDPRAAIGLWQKMSQLGGSPPEFLSTHPSASTRIQDLEVYSARVMPLYLAAKK, from the coding sequence ATGAAATTAAAGCAATTTGCGATTGTTCTGCTGGGCGCGGTATCGGTAGCGGGTTGCCAGACGGTGAATACGACGTCAGGTGGTCTGGTGGGTATCGACCGTCAGCAGCAGATGTCACCGCTGGTGTCGAGTGAGTCACTTACGCAGCAAGCAACTTTAACTTATAGCAAATTATTGGGTAAGGAGGCGGGGCAAGGCGCATTGAATCCGAATGCCGCTCAAACTGCGCGGGTGCGTGCTATTGCCAATCGCCTGATTCCGCAAACAGCGGTGTTTCGCCCGGATGCATTGCGCTGGAAATGGGAAGTCAATGTCATTCGCTCGCCTGAAGTAAATGCGTGGTGTATGCCTGGCGGAAAAATTGCCATTTACACGGGCATTATTGATAAATTGAAGCTGAGTGATGACGAAATCGCGGCGATTTTGGGGCATGAGATAGCGCATGCGTTGCGTGAACATGCTCGCGAGCAGGCATCCGAGCAAAGTCTGGTGCAACTGGGTATGCTGGGTGCGCAAATCGGGGGCGTAGGTGGCGGTACCGTAAATATGGCAGGGCAACTGTATAAGGTAGGCGTAGGTTTGCCACACAGCCGTGTCCATGAAACCGAGGCTGATCGCATGGGTGTGGAGCTGGCGGCGCGCGCTGGCTATGATCCGCGTGCGGCGATAGGCTTGTGGCAGAAAATGAGCCAGTTGGGTGGCAGTCCGCCTGAATTTCTCAGTACCCATCCGAGCGCGAGTACACGGATACAGGATCTGGAAGTGTATTCGGCGCGTGTGATGCCGCTATATCTGGCTGCGAAGAAGTAA
- a CDS encoding acetolactate synthase 3 catalytic subunit: MEITGAEITVRCLADEGVEFVFGYPGGAVLNIYDAIFKQDRFKHVLVRHEQAAVHAADGYARSTGKVGVALVTSGPGLTNAVTGIATAYMDSIPMVVISGQVPTGAIGMDAFQEVDTVGITRPCVKHNFLVKDIKDLAETIKKAFYIASTGRPGPVLVDIPKDITGQPFPYLYPESVTMRSYTPVVKGHTGQIKKAAQMLFEAKRPMIYSGGGVVLGNASKQLVELTKMLGFPCTNTLMGLGAYPATDKQFVGMLGMHGTYEANMAMQHSDVLLAVGARFDDRVIGSPDHFAREARRIIHIDIDPSSISKRVKVDVPIVGDVAAVLDELIKLIKASKERRDEVALSAWWSQIEEWRSKDCLKFDRSSDIIKPQYVVEKLWEVTKGDAFVTTDVGQHQMWAAQFYKFDQPRRWVTSGGLGTMGFGLPAAMGVQLAHPDANVACVTGESSIQMCIQELSTCRQYHIPLKIVNLNNRYMGMVRQWQEFFYGNRYAESYMDSLPDFVKLAEAYGHVGMKIEKPEDVEPALREAFALKDRLVFMDFITDQTENVFPMVPGGAGITEMILAEEL; the protein is encoded by the coding sequence ATGGAAATAACTGGCGCTGAGATTACCGTACGTTGCCTGGCGGATGAGGGTGTCGAATTTGTGTTCGGCTACCCCGGCGGGGCGGTACTCAATATATACGACGCAATTTTCAAACAAGACCGCTTTAAGCACGTGCTGGTGCGTCATGAACAGGCGGCTGTGCATGCTGCTGACGGTTATGCCCGTTCGACTGGCAAGGTGGGCGTGGCGCTGGTAACTTCCGGCCCGGGCTTGACCAATGCCGTGACCGGCATCGCTACTGCGTATATGGATTCCATTCCTATGGTGGTGATCAGTGGCCAGGTGCCGACTGGCGCGATCGGTATGGATGCCTTTCAGGAAGTGGATACCGTCGGTATTACCCGGCCATGCGTGAAACATAACTTCCTGGTCAAGGATATCAAGGACCTGGCGGAAACCATCAAGAAGGCATTCTATATTGCCTCTACTGGTCGTCCTGGTCCTGTGCTGGTCGATATCCCCAAGGATATTACTGGGCAACCGTTCCCTTACCTGTATCCCGAATCCGTGACCATGCGTTCTTATACGCCAGTGGTTAAGGGTCACACCGGACAGATCAAAAAAGCAGCACAGATGCTGTTCGAAGCCAAACGCCCGATGATCTACAGTGGCGGTGGCGTAGTGCTGGGCAATGCGTCCAAACAGCTGGTTGAGTTGACCAAAATGCTGGGTTTCCCATGTACCAACACGTTGATGGGTTTAGGCGCGTATCCAGCAACTGACAAGCAGTTTGTCGGCATGCTGGGCATGCATGGTACCTATGAGGCCAACATGGCAATGCAGCACAGTGATGTGTTACTGGCTGTTGGTGCGCGCTTTGATGATCGCGTTATCGGTTCGCCTGATCACTTTGCGCGTGAAGCACGACGTATTATTCATATCGACATTGATCCATCTTCCATCTCCAAGCGGGTTAAAGTGGATGTGCCTATTGTGGGTGATGTAGCGGCAGTGCTGGACGAACTGATCAAGCTGATCAAAGCCAGTAAAGAGCGTCGCGATGAAGTTGCTCTGAGTGCATGGTGGTCGCAGATCGAAGAATGGCGTAGTAAGGATTGCCTGAAATTCGATCGCAGCAGCGATATTATCAAGCCGCAGTATGTGGTAGAAAAACTGTGGGAAGTTACCAAGGGCGATGCCTTTGTGACTACCGACGTGGGTCAGCATCAAATGTGGGCAGCGCAGTTTTATAAATTCGACCAGCCGCGCCGCTGGGTGACTTCCGGTGGTCTGGGAACGATGGGCTTCGGTTTGCCCGCGGCAATGGGCGTGCAATTAGCTCACCCAGATGCCAATGTTGCCTGTGTTACCGGTGAGTCGAGCATACAGATGTGCATACAGGAATTGTCTACCTGCCGCCAATATCATATTCCGCTGAAAATCGTGAATCTGAATAACCGCTACATGGGTATGGTGCGGCAGTGGCAAGAGTTCTTCTATGGCAATCGTTATGCCGAGTCTTACATGGACTCATTACCTGATTTCGTGAAGCTGGCGGAAGCTTATGGTCACGTGGGTATGAAAATAGAAAAGCCGGAAGATGTTGAACCGGCCTTGCGCGAAGCTTTTGCACTTAAGGATCGTCTGGTATTTATGGATTTCATTACCGATCAGACTGAAAACGTATTCCCTATGGTGCCGGGTGGCGCAGGTATTACTGAAATGATTTTGGCAGAGGAGCTGTGA
- a CDS encoding homoserine kinase: MSVFTSVTETEASTWLKQYPIGELDSLRGIASGIENTNYFLNTDQGQYVLTLFEKLSPAELPYFLQLMDHLASKGVSCPQPVANHQGELLSELNGKPASIVSRLTGASLTQPNAAQCAAVGAALAQIHLAGQDFTLHRDNQRGAAWWKATSPQLLPFLSADAAELLQAEVKFQALHRLQDLPRGVIHADLFRDNVLFEGDTLSGVIDFYFACHDAWLYDVAITVNDWCTADDGELDPACTTALLQAYHAVRPLSPIERGAWPITLRAAALRFWVSRLYDLHFPREGEMTHAKDPAYFEQILRRRIQAQSALQRMWVNQENKS, encoded by the coding sequence ATGTCCGTATTTACCAGCGTCACCGAAACCGAAGCATCCACCTGGCTTAAGCAATACCCGATTGGCGAGCTCGACAGTTTGCGCGGCATTGCCTCGGGGATAGAAAATACCAATTATTTCCTCAACACCGATCAGGGCCAATATGTGCTGACCCTGTTCGAAAAACTGAGCCCTGCCGAATTACCGTATTTCCTGCAGCTCATGGATCATCTGGCCAGCAAAGGCGTATCTTGCCCGCAGCCGGTTGCCAACCATCAGGGCGAATTATTAAGCGAACTCAATGGCAAACCTGCCAGCATCGTCAGCCGACTCACTGGCGCATCATTGACGCAGCCTAATGCGGCACAATGCGCAGCCGTCGGCGCAGCACTGGCACAAATCCATCTGGCCGGACAAGATTTCACGCTACACCGCGACAATCAGCGCGGCGCAGCCTGGTGGAAAGCCACCAGCCCGCAGCTGCTGCCTTTCCTGAGCGCCGATGCTGCAGAATTATTGCAGGCCGAGGTCAAATTCCAGGCGCTGCATCGCCTGCAAGATCTGCCGCGTGGTGTCATCCATGCCGACCTGTTCCGCGATAACGTGCTGTTTGAAGGCGACACATTATCCGGGGTCATCGACTTCTATTTCGCCTGCCACGATGCATGGCTGTATGACGTGGCCATCACTGTGAACGACTGGTGCACTGCAGACGACGGCGAACTCGACCCGGCCTGCACTACCGCACTACTACAGGCCTATCATGCCGTGCGTCCGCTCTCCCCGATAGAGCGCGGCGCATGGCCGATCACCCTGCGTGCAGCTGCCCTGCGCTTCTGGGTCTCGCGCTTGTATGACCTGCATTTCCCGCGTGAGGGCGAAATGACCCATGCCAAGGATCCAGCCTATTTCGAACAGATATTACGACGCCGCATTCAGGCGCAATCAGCCCTGCAACGCATGTGGGTCAACCAGGAAAACAAATCATGA
- a CDS encoding GGDEF domain-containing protein: MQDYLKPYRLLIVIALLLSAPLSVFGAMTLKQAGVQNLFNHGQLYLATDDHFPASVQALPNWLSQHQAVNHVNMFGGSYWFYAEVRNGTSTTNWVLDPDDTLINKIAARVYAADGITQQFVTGYRAEHDYMLHYGKDIQLAPGATYKILIRLESPYYASQPAIKISLKHDYRQLVLSENLQIFAAFGALIALAIYNLFIFKITRDRALFYYAIYLLTYFLGWAFTFQLPAELFGWHNLHVHYIPFFLLPVLNTLFYMEFLQLKSRFPRLARISRINLILPLILLPSCFFALSYAHMLATIVISIWLILAFTCGIVSLRSGFHPARYFVLAFIALLIPGAMILPANLGLMPDFVGNSELLTLLGGTLDAILLAFALADKIRLLAHEKNDAVQRLSTMLALASTDHLTGIENRHAFDLKFKHDFAYPKSLDDPHQCALYLIDLDGLKIINDRFGHTRGDELLCAFASALKKLVGDGISVYRLGGDEFTILAEKRHDSELRNALAKIEKQLPEQGFNNTGVSFGVAYAGESISPADMLIQADRRMYENKISRRRARASDLSPASLSVVAQSNGQHSS, from the coding sequence ATGCAGGACTATCTGAAACCATACCGCTTGCTTATAGTGATCGCACTGCTACTCAGTGCGCCACTGAGTGTATTTGGCGCGATGACGCTTAAGCAGGCCGGCGTGCAAAACCTCTTCAACCATGGCCAACTCTATCTGGCTACGGATGATCATTTCCCCGCGTCAGTGCAAGCGCTGCCAAACTGGCTCTCGCAGCATCAGGCTGTTAATCATGTGAACATGTTTGGAGGCAGTTACTGGTTTTATGCCGAAGTACGCAACGGCACCAGCACTACCAACTGGGTGCTGGATCCGGACGACACCCTGATCAATAAAATAGCAGCCCGCGTGTATGCGGCCGATGGCATCACACAACAATTTGTGACCGGCTATCGGGCTGAACATGACTACATGCTGCACTACGGCAAGGACATCCAGCTTGCGCCCGGCGCAACCTACAAAATACTGATCCGTCTGGAAAGCCCCTATTACGCATCTCAGCCAGCCATAAAGATATCGCTAAAACATGACTACCGCCAACTGGTGCTGTCAGAAAACCTGCAAATATTTGCCGCTTTCGGAGCCCTTATCGCTCTGGCAATCTATAACTTGTTCATATTCAAAATCACCCGCGACCGCGCCCTGTTTTACTATGCCATCTATCTGCTTACCTACTTTCTGGGTTGGGCATTTACCTTTCAGCTGCCGGCGGAACTGTTTGGCTGGCATAACCTGCATGTGCACTACATTCCATTTTTCCTGCTGCCGGTACTGAACACGCTGTTCTACATGGAGTTTTTACAACTCAAATCGCGCTTTCCTCGCTTAGCACGCATTAGTCGCATCAATCTGATACTGCCACTGATACTGCTACCCAGCTGCTTCTTTGCGCTGTCTTATGCACACATGCTGGCAACCATCGTAATCAGTATATGGCTGATCCTTGCCTTCACCTGTGGCATAGTCAGTTTACGCAGTGGTTTCCACCCTGCGCGCTACTTTGTGCTGGCATTCATAGCACTACTGATCCCCGGCGCCATGATTTTGCCGGCCAATCTGGGGTTGATGCCGGATTTTGTCGGCAATAGCGAGTTATTGACTTTACTCGGTGGCACTCTGGATGCGATTCTGCTGGCTTTTGCGCTGGCTGACAAAATCAGATTACTTGCCCATGAAAAAAACGATGCGGTACAGCGGCTTAGCACTATGCTCGCACTGGCCAGCACCGACCACTTGACCGGCATTGAAAACCGGCACGCCTTCGACTTGAAATTCAAACACGATTTCGCTTACCCAAAATCGCTGGATGATCCGCATCAATGCGCGCTCTACCTGATCGATCTGGATGGACTGAAAATCATCAATGATCGCTTTGGCCACACCCGTGGTGATGAATTACTCTGCGCATTCGCCAGTGCATTAAAAAAACTGGTGGGTGACGGCATTTCAGTTTATCGGCTTGGCGGTGATGAGTTCACTATTCTGGCAGAAAAACGCCACGACTCCGAATTACGCAATGCGCTGGCAAAAATTGAAAAACAGCTCCCCGAACAGGGCTTCAACAACACTGGCGTCAGCTTTGGCGTTGCTTATGCCGGTGAAAGCATATCTCCGGCAGACATGCTCATACAAGCTGATCGCCGCATGTACGAAAACAAGATATCACGGCGCAGGGCCAGAGCGAGTGACCTTAGCCCTGCATCACTCTCCGTAGTAGCCCAATCAAACGGACAACATTCCAGCTAA
- a CDS encoding TIGR00730 family Rossman fold protein, with product MHKEKLPRLADPELAAHASYNARESWRMFEIMSEFVSATERLSEIRPAVSIFGSARTPQDHPYYLLTERIARQLSDAGFSVISGGGPGIMEAANKGAFFGTSPSVGLNIQLPHEQHNNPYQNISQTFSHFFVRKVMFVKFASAYVVMPGGFGTLDELMEALTLVQTGKTRKIPIILVHKPFWMGLVDWFRNTLVTEGVISPEDMHLIKLIDSPEDVVSAIFDHYEKQGFEPSAHDREIQLYL from the coding sequence ATGCATAAAGAAAAATTACCCCGCCTCGCCGATCCCGAACTGGCTGCACACGCCAGTTACAATGCACGCGAATCATGGCGCATGTTCGAGATTATGTCAGAATTTGTCTCAGCCACCGAACGCTTGAGCGAAATTCGCCCGGCAGTCAGCATATTCGGCAGCGCGCGCACCCCGCAAGACCATCCATATTACCTGCTCACCGAACGCATCGCTCGCCAACTGTCCGATGCCGGATTTTCAGTGATCTCCGGCGGCGGCCCCGGCATCATGGAAGCGGCCAACAAAGGCGCATTTTTTGGCACCTCGCCCAGCGTCGGACTGAACATCCAGCTGCCGCACGAACAGCACAATAATCCGTACCAGAACATCTCCCAGACCTTTTCCCACTTCTTCGTACGCAAGGTCATGTTCGTCAAGTTCGCCTCAGCTTACGTGGTCATGCCCGGCGGTTTCGGCACACTCGACGAGCTAATGGAAGCGCTCACGCTGGTACAAACCGGCAAGACCCGCAAAATCCCTATCATACTGGTGCATAAACCCTTCTGGATGGGCCTGGTCGACTGGTTCAGAAACACACTGGTCACCGAAGGGGTGATAAGCCCCGAGGACATGCACCTGATCAAACTTATCGACAGCCCGGAAGACGTTGTCAGCGCCATTTTTGATCATTACGAGAAGCAGGGATTTGAACCATCGGCTCACGATCGCGAAATCCAACTTTATTTGTAA
- a CDS encoding DUF2782 domain-containing protein: protein MRKLIAALVLGLPLISAAAERPADLQALPEAPPPPGVAADDGEPQITIKPRGDAKIEEYSVHGKVYMIKVTPTKGKPYYLVDTRGDGQFSRQDNLDSGVRPPMWVIHSW, encoded by the coding sequence ATGCGTAAACTTATTGCTGCTCTCGTGCTAGGCCTGCCGTTAATCAGCGCAGCTGCTGAGCGTCCTGCAGATTTGCAGGCATTGCCGGAAGCCCCACCGCCGCCTGGCGTTGCAGCAGATGACGGCGAACCGCAAATCACCATCAAGCCGCGTGGCGATGCCAAAATTGAAGAGTACAGTGTTCATGGCAAGGTTTACATGATCAAAGTCACCCCAACCAAAGGCAAACCCTATTACCTGGTCGACACGCGTGGTGATGGGCAATTCAGCCGCCAGGACAATCTGGATTCAGGGGTACGCCCGCCAATGTGGGTTATTCATTCCTGGTAA